TGTCAAACCCCTGGCCCGGCGTATCGTCCGCCAGACTGCTGAAATGGCAGCAGAAGCGCCCCAGCGTCAACAGGACATCCTGCAACAATTGATCAGCAAGGGACGTCAGACGCAGTTTGGCAAGGACCACGGACTCGATAAAGTAAAAACCTATCAGGATTATTGCCAGGCCGTACCCATCGCAGATTACGAGGCGCTGAAAGGCTATATCGAAGATGTGAAAGCAGGGAAACAGGATGCACTCTGGCCAGGCAAACCCCTCTATCTGGCTAAAACTTCCGGCACTACATCCGGGACCAAATACATACCCATCACCCGGGACAGCCTGCCCAACCACTTTAATACCGCACGCAATGCCTTGTTTAATTATGCGCATTACGCGGATGACTTTTCTTTTTTTGATGGCCAAATGATCTTTTTTTCCGGCTCACCCCGCCTGGATACCCATAATGGTATTGCCATCGGCAGACTTTCCGGCATCGTCAACCATCAGGTGCCCAACTGGCTGCAGAAAAACAAACTGCCTTCGTATGAGATCAACTGCATTTTAGACTGGGAGACAAAATTGACCGCCATTGTCCATGAATCGGTGCACAAAGATCTGAGGCTTATCGGAGGCATTCCGCCCTGGGTACAGATGTATTACGAACGATTGCTGGAAATTACCGGAAAATCGTCCGTTGCAGAAGTATTCCCCCATTACCGGGTCTACGTACACGGGGGCGTTAATTACGCTCCGTATCAGGCAAAATTGCAGGAACTTGTGGGTCATCCGATCCATGAAGTGGAGACCTATCCTGCCTCGGAAGGATTCATTGCTTTTCAATACCGGCCGGATGAAAAGGCATTATTGCTCAACGCCGATTCGGGGATATTTTTTGAATTCATACCGGTGGAGGAATTTCATCAGGACCAACCCCGCCGGCTCCACCTGGGTCAGGTCGAAACCGGTGTGCAATATGCCGTGATCATCAACTCCAATGCCGGACTCTGGGGTTACAGCATCGGTGACACCATCGAATTTACCTCCACAAATCCCTATCTGCTGCGCGTCACCGGACGCATCAAACATTTCATCTCGGCCTTTGGAGAACATGTGATAGCCAAAGAAGTGGATCAGGCCATCCTCGACACCATCGAAAGCCATGCTGCCCAGGTGACTGAATTTACGGTGGCACCTCAGATCAGTCCCCCGGAAGGCGGTGCACCCTATCACGAGTGGTTCATAGAATATGCCTCCCCACCTGCCGACCCGGTTGCTTTCACCCGGGCTTTGGATGAATCCATGCAGAAGCAAAACATTTATTATAAGGACCTCCGGCAAGGAAACATTCTGCGTGAATTGGTCATCAGACCTATGCAGCCTAACGCCTTTCGCAACTACATGAAGTCCATCGGTAAGTTGGGTGAACAGAATAAGGTACCCCGGCTGACCAATGACCGGAAAATGGCTGATGCTTTGGCCGTCTACCGGATCGATCAATAAAAAAAGGCACCCGGCCATTCCGGATGCCTTCAACCATTTATTGAAATATAGAAAGCTTTCCGACCGAGATTCGATTTCCTACCTGGAGGGTCACCTGATAGATTCCGGTCGCCATTCGTTCCAGAGGGATTCTCCAGTCAAATGGTCCGGCGGGCACCTGCTGTGTAGCCTGGTAGTGGATCCTGCCGGTGAAGTCCGTCAGGGTGATCCG
The Lewinellaceae bacterium DNA segment above includes these coding regions:
- a CDS encoding GH3 auxin-responsive promoter family protein — its product is MGIKAAFVKPLARRIVRQTAEMAAEAPQRQQDILQQLISKGRQTQFGKDHGLDKVKTYQDYCQAVPIADYEALKGYIEDVKAGKQDALWPGKPLYLAKTSGTTSGTKYIPITRDSLPNHFNTARNALFNYAHYADDFSFFDGQMIFFSGSPRLDTHNGIAIGRLSGIVNHQVPNWLQKNKLPSYEINCILDWETKLTAIVHESVHKDLRLIGGIPPWVQMYYERLLEITGKSSVAEVFPHYRVYVHGGVNYAPYQAKLQELVGHPIHEVETYPASEGFIAFQYRPDEKALLLNADSGIFFEFIPVEEFHQDQPRRLHLGQVETGVQYAVIINSNAGLWGYSIGDTIEFTSTNPYLLRVTGRIKHFISAFGEHVIAKEVDQAILDTIESHAAQVTEFTVAPQISPPEGGAPYHEWFIEYASPPADPVAFTRALDESMQKQNIYYKDLRQGNILRELVIRPMQPNAFRNYMKSIGKLGEQNKVPRLTNDRKMADALAVYRIDQ